The following proteins are co-located in the Cupriavidus pauculus genome:
- a CDS encoding branched-chain amino acid ABC transporter permease — translation MQSNTETPEPVVPRRPPWLAAAGWVVAFGLLCAAPMVLTADSHKYYIELLSKVMIMAIFALSLQLLIGYTGLVSLGHAAYFAMSAYATAMLAPQSGAGNGWLLMLAGVGAAGALALVVGALVLRTRGIYFIMVTLAFAQMVYFVFHDTKIAGGSDGTYIYFRPEFGLFSELPLTVNDPVRFYWLVLAALLLTLGLLALLLRSRFGHALVGIRHNEQRMRAAGFATYRYQLGAFVAGGMLAGLAGFLYAIQFGFVNPEIASWHQSGNAMLMVILGGVGSLAGAVLGAFSFVLLAEWFGSLTKHWQLLMGGFIIAAVALLPRGLVSVPAVLRHRSPRRTRRPDGADGGSADAAAPHSREAV, via the coding sequence ATGCAATCCAACACCGAAACCCCTGAGCCGGTGGTGCCGCGGCGTCCGCCCTGGCTGGCCGCGGCCGGCTGGGTGGTCGCCTTTGGCCTGCTCTGCGCGGCGCCGATGGTGCTGACCGCCGACAGCCACAAGTACTACATCGAGCTGCTCAGCAAGGTCATGATCATGGCGATCTTCGCGCTGTCGCTGCAGTTGCTGATCGGCTACACCGGGCTGGTCAGCCTGGGCCATGCGGCCTACTTTGCGATGTCGGCCTATGCCACGGCCATGCTGGCGCCCCAGAGCGGCGCGGGCAACGGCTGGCTGCTGATGCTGGCCGGCGTGGGCGCGGCCGGGGCGCTGGCGCTGGTGGTGGGGGCGCTGGTGCTGCGCACGCGCGGCATCTACTTCATCATGGTCACGCTGGCGTTCGCGCAGATGGTCTACTTCGTGTTCCACGACACCAAGATCGCGGGCGGCAGCGACGGCACCTATATCTACTTCCGGCCCGAGTTCGGGCTGTTCTCGGAACTGCCGCTGACGGTCAACGATCCGGTGCGCTTCTACTGGCTGGTGCTGGCCGCGCTGCTGCTGACGCTGGGCCTGCTGGCGCTGCTGCTGCGGTCGCGCTTTGGCCACGCGCTGGTGGGCATCCGCCACAACGAGCAGCGCATGCGGGCGGCCGGGTTTGCCACCTATCGCTACCAGCTGGGCGCCTTTGTGGCCGGCGGCATGCTGGCCGGGCTGGCGGGATTTCTCTATGCGATCCAGTTCGGCTTTGTGAACCCCGAGATCGCGTCGTGGCACCAGTCGGGCAACGCCATGCTGATGGTGATCCTGGGCGGCGTGGGCAGCCTGGCTGGCGCCGTGCTGGGCGCGTTCTCGTTTGTGCTGCTGGCCGAATGGTTCGGGTCGCTGACCAAGCACTGGCAGTTGCTGATGGGCGGCTTCATCATCGCGGCCGTGGCGCTGCTGCCGCGCGGGCTGGTCAGCGTGCCGGCGGTGCTGCGCCACCGGTCGCCACGCCGGACGCGGCGCCCGGACGGGGCCGACGGCGGCAGCGCCGACGCCGCCGCCCCGCACAGCCGGGAGGCCGTATGA
- a CDS encoding ABC transporter ATP-binding protein: MNPTPIIDASGLNAWYGSSHVLRGIDFHVNAGETVGLLGRNGMGKSTLLRTLLGHVREREGKIHVAGREMSRARPHEVARLGIAYVPEGRGIFPNLSVRENLLMAARPGCNGRRDWDEARVLDLFPRLKERLGHGGQQLSGGEQQMLSIGRALMTNPDCLILDEATEGLAPRIVHEIWNVIATVRGTGIASIVVDRNYRAVLAHADRVVVLEKGLVVMAGPAAQLAAAPAALDRYLGV, encoded by the coding sequence ATGAATCCCACGCCGATCATCGACGCCAGCGGGCTCAACGCCTGGTACGGGTCCAGCCACGTGCTGCGCGGCATCGACTTCCACGTCAACGCCGGCGAGACCGTGGGCCTGCTGGGCCGCAACGGCATGGGCAAGAGCACGCTGCTGCGGACGCTGCTGGGCCACGTGCGCGAGCGCGAGGGCAAGATCCACGTGGCCGGGCGCGAGATGTCGCGCGCGCGGCCGCACGAGGTGGCCCGGCTGGGTATCGCCTACGTGCCCGAGGGACGTGGCATTTTTCCGAATCTGAGCGTCCGGGAGAATCTGCTGATGGCCGCGCGGCCCGGTTGCAACGGCCGCCGGGACTGGGACGAGGCGCGCGTGCTCGACCTGTTCCCCCGGCTCAAGGAACGGCTGGGCCACGGCGGGCAGCAGTTGTCGGGCGGCGAGCAGCAGATGCTGTCGATTGGCCGGGCGCTGATGACCAACCCGGACTGCCTGATCCTGGACGAGGCCACCGAGGGCCTGGCGCCGCGCATCGTCCATGAGATCTGGAACGTGATTGCCACCGTGCGCGGCACCGGCATCGCGTCGATCGTGGTGGACCGCAACTACCGCGCCGTGCTGGCCCATGCCGACCGCGTGGTCGTGCTGGAAAAGGGGCTGGTGGTCATGGCCGGCCCCGCCGCCCAGCTGGCCGCCGCGCCGGCCGCGCTGGACCGCTACCTGGGCGTCTGA
- a CDS encoding ABC transporter ATP-binding protein: MNARNPVPVMQADMLTRRFGGLTAVNQVDLSLHLNEIHAVIGTNGAGKSTLINLLSGELPPSEGRLHLQGQDVTGWPQPRLARHGVGRSYQRNNIFLPLTVRENCRLAAQSRAQRAWRLWEPAQGCRTSRALADEALERAGLAQHANRVASELAHGQKRQLEVAMCLATEPVALLLDEPLAGMGAEESARMLDLLRGLREGHAILLVEHDMEAVFAVADRITVMVNGTVIASGDPAGIRANREVQLAYLGEEEEAGA; encoded by the coding sequence ATGAACGCGCGCAACCCGGTACCGGTCATGCAGGCCGACATGCTGACGCGCCGCTTTGGCGGCCTGACCGCGGTCAACCAGGTGGACCTGTCGCTGCATCTGAACGAAATTCACGCCGTCATCGGCACCAATGGCGCGGGCAAGTCGACGCTGATCAACCTGTTGTCGGGCGAGCTGCCGCCGTCAGAGGGGCGGCTGCACCTGCAGGGCCAGGACGTCACGGGCTGGCCGCAGCCGCGGCTGGCGCGCCACGGGGTGGGGCGCAGCTACCAGCGCAACAACATCTTCCTGCCGCTGACCGTGCGCGAGAACTGCCGGCTGGCGGCCCAGTCGCGGGCGCAGCGCGCGTGGCGGCTCTGGGAGCCGGCGCAGGGCTGCCGCACCAGCCGCGCGCTGGCCGACGAGGCGCTGGAACGCGCCGGGCTGGCCCAGCATGCGAATCGCGTCGCCAGCGAACTGGCCCACGGCCAGAAGCGCCAGCTGGAAGTGGCGATGTGCCTGGCCACCGAACCCGTGGCGCTGCTGCTGGACGAACCGCTGGCCGGCATGGGCGCCGAGGAATCGGCCCGCATGCTCGACCTGCTGCGCGGCCTGCGCGAGGGCCACGCCATCCTGCTGGTCGAACACGACATGGAAGCGGTCTTCGCCGTGGCCGACCGGATCACGGTGATGGTCAACGGCACGGTCATCGCGTCGGGCGATCCGGCCGGCATCCGGGCCAACCGCGAGGTGCAACTGGCCTATCTGGGCGAGGAAGAGGAGGCCGGCGCATGA
- a CDS encoding potassium transporter Kup has protein sequence MTQSATTSHYFVESPSTRALVIGAIGVVFGDIGTSPLYALKECFSKDHGIPFSHEAVLGIISLLFWAMIVVVSIKYVLFVMRADNNGEGGVLALMALALRTAAPRSRMAKLIMMSAIFGACMFYGDAVITPAISVLSAVEGLEIAAPGLSHFVIPITLSILCVLFFIQRHGTSAVGKLFGPIMVAWFLALGGLGVYNLIQSPYILAAINPWFGISFLLEHSLQAFIVLGSVFLVLTGAEALYIDMGHFGAKPIRYGWFVMVMPCLMLNYFGQGAMLLSNPQAIENPFFLMVPDLLQLPMVLLATAATVIASQAVISGAFSLTSQAIQLGFLPRMRIQYTSAAEIGQIYLPVINWALLVLVFAVVLSFRKSENLAAAYGIAVTTTMLITTFLAVIVMRRFWKWNRVLVTVLGASFLIVDLSFFSANLLKVAEGGWFPLLMGSTAFFLLMTWHSGRKLLRARSLEDGIPLEPFIAGLLAHPPHRVEGTAVFLTGSTESVPVSLLHNLKHNRVLHERVVFLSFVTRDIPYVDDDHRLTCKDLGGGVFILASEYGFKETPDVNRVLDLAQRKLDMHFELMETSFFIARETVIPSKLPGMSMWRERLFAWMHQNGAKPSDFFSIPANRVVELGTKVEI, from the coding sequence ATGACCCAATCCGCAACCACCAGCCATTATTTCGTCGAAAGCCCGAGCACCCGTGCGCTCGTGATCGGCGCGATCGGCGTCGTCTTTGGCGACATCGGCACCAGCCCCCTGTACGCGCTCAAGGAGTGTTTCAGCAAGGACCACGGCATCCCGTTCAGCCACGAGGCCGTGCTCGGCATCATCTCGCTGCTGTTCTGGGCGATGATCGTCGTGGTGTCGATCAAGTACGTGCTGTTCGTCATGCGGGCCGACAACAACGGCGAAGGCGGCGTACTGGCGCTGATGGCGCTGGCGCTGCGCACGGCGGCACCCCGGTCGCGCATGGCCAAGCTGATCATGATGTCGGCCATCTTCGGCGCCTGCATGTTCTATGGCGACGCGGTGATCACGCCGGCCATCTCGGTGCTGTCGGCCGTGGAAGGGCTGGAGATTGCCGCGCCGGGGCTGTCGCATTTCGTGATCCCGATCACGCTGTCCATCCTCTGCGTGCTGTTCTTCATCCAGCGCCACGGCACCAGCGCGGTGGGCAAGCTGTTCGGCCCGATCATGGTGGCGTGGTTCCTGGCGCTGGGCGGGCTGGGCGTCTACAACCTGATCCAGTCGCCGTACATCCTGGCCGCCATCAACCCGTGGTTCGGCATTTCGTTCCTGCTGGAGCACTCGCTGCAGGCGTTCATCGTGCTGGGCAGCGTGTTCCTGGTGCTGACCGGCGCCGAAGCGCTGTACATCGACATGGGCCACTTCGGCGCCAAGCCCATCCGCTACGGCTGGTTCGTGATGGTCATGCCGTGCCTGATGCTGAACTACTTCGGCCAGGGCGCGATGCTGCTGAGCAACCCGCAGGCCATCGAGAACCCGTTCTTCCTGATGGTGCCAGACCTGTTGCAGTTGCCGATGGTGCTGCTGGCCACGGCGGCCACCGTGATTGCGTCGCAGGCGGTCATCTCGGGCGCGTTCTCGCTGACCAGCCAGGCCATCCAGCTCGGCTTCCTGCCGCGCATGCGGATCCAGTACACGTCGGCGGCGGAAATCGGCCAGATCTACCTTCCGGTGATCAACTGGGCGCTGCTGGTGCTGGTGTTTGCCGTGGTGCTGTCGTTCCGCAAGTCCGAGAACCTGGCCGCCGCCTACGGCATCGCCGTGACCACGACGATGCTGATCACGACGTTCCTGGCCGTGATCGTCATGCGCCGGTTCTGGAAGTGGAACCGGGTGCTGGTGACCGTGCTCGGCGCGTCGTTCCTGATCGTCGACCTGTCGTTCTTCTCGGCCAACCTGCTCAAGGTGGCCGAGGGCGGCTGGTTCCCGCTGCTGATGGGCAGCACGGCGTTCTTCCTGCTGATGACGTGGCACAGCGGCCGCAAGCTGCTGCGCGCGCGCAGCCTGGAGGACGGCATTCCGCTGGAGCCGTTCATCGCGGGCCTGCTGGCCCACCCGCCGCACCGCGTGGAAGGCACGGCCGTGTTCCTGACGGGCAGCACCGAGTCCGTGCCGGTGTCGCTGCTGCACAACCTGAAGCACAACCGCGTGCTGCACGAGCGCGTGGTGTTCCTGAGCTTTGTCACGCGCGACATTCCCTACGTGGACGACGACCACCGCCTGACCTGCAAGGACCTGGGCGGCGGCGTATTCATCCTGGCCTCGGAGTACGGCTTCAAGGAGACCCCGGACGTTAACCGCGTGCTCGACCTGGCCCAGCGCAAGCTCGACATGCACTTCGAGCTGATGGAGACGTCGTTCTTCATCGCCCGCGAGACCGTCATCCCGTCCAAGCTGCCCGGCATGTCGATGTGGCGCGAGCGCCTGTTCGCGTGGATGCATCAGAACGGCGCCAAGCCGTCGGACTTCTTCTCGATCCCGGCCAACCGGGTGGTGGAACTGGGCACCAAGGTCGAGATTTGA
- a CDS encoding Tex family protein, whose protein sequence is MSNLPASVLQKIVSLIAAELSVQPRQVAAAVGLLDEGATVPFIARYRKEVTGNLDDTQLRNLEERLLYLRDMEDRRATILASIEEQGKLTDALRAAIEAAETKQTLEDLYLPYKPKRRTRAQIARECGLEPLAQALLADPTLDPQAEAAKYVNGNPTADGGVPDAKAALDGARDILSEQFGETAELLGKLRDHLWQNGVVTSSVMEGKETAEEEKFRDYYQYSETIRTVPSHRALALFRGRNAGVLLVKLGLGEEQDAMVPHPCETMIARHVGIENRNRPADKWLGDVCRWCWRVKVQPHLETELLTQLRETAEGEAIKVFGRNLHELLLAAPAGPKSVMGIDPGIRTGCKVAVVDHTGKLLETATIYPHEPRRDWNGSLATLARLARQHNVALCSIGNGTASRETDKLVQDLMKAAPELKLTKIVVSEAGASVYSASELAAKEFPDLDVSLRGAVSIARRLQDPLAELVKIDPKSIGVGQYQHDVNQRELARALDAVVEDCVNAVGVDVNTASAPLLARVSGLNAVLARNIVDFRDANGAFPNRDALKKVPRLGDKTFEQAAGFLRINTGDNPLDRSSVHPEAYPVVQKILDHIKKGLPDVMGNRDALRGLSPQQFADDKFGLPTVRDILTELEKPGRDPRPEFKTATFQEGVEDVKDLQPGMILEGVVTNVAAFGAFVDIGVHQDGLVHISALSTKFVKDAHEVVKAGQIVKVKVMEVDVKRNRIGLTMRLDDEPGQQAPRTGGGDRSNDRAPRGGGNRGFGGGQRQPDTQGAMAAAFAKLKR, encoded by the coding sequence ATGTCCAATCTGCCTGCTTCCGTCCTGCAAAAGATTGTGTCGCTGATCGCGGCCGAACTGTCCGTGCAACCCCGCCAGGTGGCGGCCGCCGTCGGCCTGCTGGACGAAGGCGCCACGGTGCCCTTCATCGCCCGCTACCGCAAGGAAGTGACCGGCAACCTGGACGACACGCAGCTTCGCAACCTCGAAGAGCGCCTGCTGTACCTGCGCGACATGGAAGACCGCCGCGCGACCATCCTGGCCTCGATCGAGGAACAGGGCAAGCTCACCGACGCGCTGCGCGCGGCCATCGAGGCCGCCGAGACCAAGCAGACGCTGGAAGACCTGTACCTGCCCTACAAGCCCAAGCGCCGCACGCGCGCCCAGATCGCGCGCGAGTGCGGGCTGGAGCCGCTGGCCCAGGCGCTGCTGGCCGACCCGACGCTCGACCCGCAGGCCGAGGCCGCCAAGTACGTCAACGGCAATCCCACCGCCGATGGCGGCGTGCCCGACGCCAAGGCCGCGCTCGACGGCGCGCGCGACATCCTGTCCGAACAGTTCGGCGAGACGGCCGAACTGCTGGGCAAGCTGCGCGACCACCTGTGGCAGAACGGCGTGGTGACGTCGTCGGTCATGGAGGGCAAGGAGACGGCCGAGGAAGAGAAATTCCGCGACTACTACCAGTACAGCGAAACCATCCGCACGGTGCCGTCGCACCGCGCGCTGGCGCTGTTCCGGGGCCGCAACGCCGGCGTGCTGCTGGTCAAGCTGGGCCTGGGCGAGGAGCAGGACGCGATGGTGCCGCACCCGTGCGAGACGATGATCGCGCGCCATGTCGGCATCGAGAACCGCAACCGCCCGGCCGACAAGTGGCTGGGCGACGTCTGCCGCTGGTGCTGGCGCGTCAAGGTGCAGCCGCACCTGGAAACCGAACTGCTGACGCAGTTGCGCGAGACGGCCGAGGGCGAGGCGATCAAGGTGTTCGGCCGCAACCTGCACGAACTGCTGCTGGCCGCGCCGGCCGGCCCCAAGTCCGTCATGGGGATCGACCCGGGCATCCGCACCGGGTGCAAGGTGGCCGTGGTGGACCACACCGGCAAGCTGCTGGAAACGGCCACGATCTACCCGCACGAGCCGCGCCGCGACTGGAACGGCTCGCTGGCCACGCTGGCGCGCCTGGCCAGGCAGCACAACGTGGCGCTGTGCTCCATCGGCAACGGCACCGCCAGCCGCGAGACCGACAAGCTCGTGCAGGACCTGATGAAGGCCGCCCCGGAGCTGAAGCTGACCAAGATCGTGGTCAGCGAGGCCGGCGCGTCGGTCTACTCGGCGTCCGAGCTGGCCGCCAAGGAATTCCCTGATCTGGACGTTTCGCTACGCGGCGCGGTGTCCATCGCCCGCCGCCTGCAGGACCCGCTGGCCGAGCTGGTCAAGATCGATCCGAAGTCGATTGGCGTGGGCCAGTACCAGCACGACGTGAACCAGCGCGAGCTGGCCCGCGCGCTGGACGCCGTGGTCGAGGACTGCGTGAACGCGGTGGGCGTGGACGTCAATACGGCGTCGGCCCCGCTGCTGGCGCGGGTGTCGGGCCTGAACGCGGTGCTGGCGCGCAATATCGTCGATTTCCGCGATGCCAACGGCGCCTTTCCGAACCGCGACGCGCTGAAAAAGGTGCCGCGCCTGGGCGACAAGACGTTCGAGCAGGCCGCCGGCTTCCTGCGGATCAACACCGGCGACAACCCGCTGGACCGCTCGTCGGTGCACCCGGAGGCGTATCCGGTGGTGCAGAAGATCCTGGACCACATCAAGAAGGGCCTGCCCGATGTGATGGGCAACCGCGACGCGCTGCGCGGCCTGTCGCCGCAGCAGTTCGCCGACGACAAGTTCGGCCTGCCGACCGTGCGCGACATCCTGACCGAACTGGAAAAGCCGGGCCGCGACCCGCGCCCCGAGTTCAAGACCGCGACCTTCCAGGAAGGCGTGGAGGACGTGAAGGACCTGCAGCCGGGCATGATCCTCGAAGGCGTGGTCACGAACGTGGCGGCCTTTGGCGCGTTCGTGGACATCGGCGTGCATCAGGACGGGCTGGTCCACATCTCGGCGCTGTCGACCAAGTTCGTCAAGGACGCCCACGAGGTGGTCAAGGCCGGCCAGATCGTCAAGGTCAAGGTCATGGAGGTGGACGTCAAGCGCAACCGCATCGGCCTGACCATGCGCCTGGACGACGAGCCGGGCCAGCAAGCCCCCCGCACGGGCGGCGGCGACCGCAGCAACGACCGCGCCCCGCGCGGCGGCGGCAACCGCGGCTTCGGCGGCGGCCAGCGCCAGCCGGATACGCAGGGCGCGATGGCCGCCGCGTTCGCGAAGCTGAAGCGCTGA
- a CDS encoding branched-chain amino acid ABC transporter permease, which produces MDIVSFLIQCLNSVQYGLLLFLVASGLTLIFGIMGVINLAHGSFYMLGAYLAFTLASLTGNLFIALPLGIVLAVAFGYVLEWAFFSYLYQRDHLQQVLMTYGLILVFEELRSILVGDDVHGVPVPALLDGALPIGNDMTYPVYRLFISAICLLVAGAMYYVIRRTRVGMMIRAGASNREMVQSLGINVTVLYRFVFALGVALAVLAGMIASPVSSVYPGMGGQVLIICFVVVVIGGIGSVKGALVASLLIGFVDTFGKVFWQDAAGVLVYLLMAVILLWKPQGLFKAG; this is translated from the coding sequence ATGGACATCGTCTCCTTTCTGATCCAGTGCCTGAACAGCGTGCAGTACGGCCTGCTGCTGTTCCTGGTGGCCAGCGGGCTCACGCTGATCTTCGGCATCATGGGCGTAATCAACCTGGCCCATGGCAGCTTCTACATGCTCGGCGCCTACCTGGCGTTCACGCTGGCCAGCCTGACGGGCAACCTGTTCATCGCGCTGCCGCTGGGCATCGTGCTGGCCGTGGCGTTCGGCTACGTGCTGGAATGGGCGTTCTTCAGCTACCTGTACCAGCGGGACCACCTGCAGCAGGTGCTGATGACCTACGGCCTGATCCTGGTGTTCGAGGAACTGCGCAGCATCCTGGTGGGCGACGACGTGCACGGCGTGCCGGTGCCCGCGCTGCTGGACGGCGCGCTGCCCATCGGCAACGACATGACCTATCCGGTCTACCGGCTGTTCATCTCGGCCATCTGCCTGCTGGTGGCCGGCGCGATGTACTACGTGATCCGCCGCACCCGCGTGGGCATGATGATCCGCGCGGGCGCGTCGAACCGCGAGATGGTGCAGTCGCTGGGCATCAACGTGACCGTGCTGTACCGCTTTGTGTTCGCGCTGGGCGTGGCGCTGGCCGTGCTGGCCGGGATGATCGCGTCGCCGGTGTCGTCGGTGTACCCGGGCATGGGCGGCCAGGTGCTGATCATCTGCTTCGTGGTGGTCGTGATCGGCGGCATCGGCTCGGTCAAGGGCGCGCTGGTGGCGTCGCTGCTGATCGGCTTCGTCGACACGTTCGGCAAGGTGTTCTGGCAGGACGCCGCCGGCGTGCTGGTGTACCTGCTGATGGCCGTGATCCTGCTGTGGAAGCCCCAGGGGCTGTTCAAGGCGGGGTAG
- a CDS encoding YdcH family protein, producing the protein MDENLNTLERQIIELQIEHRDLDDMIDRLSADPTHDELQLRRLKKRRLKLKDAITLLQLHLEPDVPA; encoded by the coding sequence ATGGATGAAAACCTCAATACGCTGGAGCGGCAGATCATCGAGTTGCAGATCGAGCATCGCGACCTCGACGACATGATCGACCGCCTGTCCGCCGACCCGACCCACGACGAACTGCAACTGCGCCGGCTCAAGAAGCGCCGCCTGAAGCTCAAGGATGCAATCACGCTGTTGCAACTGCATCTGGAGCCCGACGTTCCCGCCTGA
- a CDS encoding ATP-dependent DNA helicase — translation MADALVAASASQAAAQSAQLSQMFAETGTLATAIPGYRPRASQQKMAEAVADAIARNDTVIVEAGTGTGKTFAYLVPAMLWGGKVILSTGTKNLQDQLFQRDIPTVRHALNVPVSVSLLKGRANYLCHYHLERAQASGRLASKQDAAWLRDIGRFAQTTTTGDKAELAAVPENAPVWQMVTSTRDNCLGSECPHYKECFVMRARKEAQQADVVVVNHHLFFADVVLRDTGMAELLPAANTVIFDEAHQLPETATLFFGETLSTSQLLELARDTVAEGLSHARDAVDWVALGAPLERAARDLRLAFGRDNVRMAMGQIDADPRTAEPFYETLDALEEALAGFVEALASQAERAETLEQCHRRAVELSERLEAWRDDRTGPPPAPAAPAEGETPAATDDVAPAPEPAQLGPDTVRWVEVFSHTVQLHRTPLSIAPIFTRQREGQPRAWVFTSATLSVKGNFAHYAAQLGLPKEQSLTLPSPFDYAKQGLLYVPRDMPPPNSPQFTEAVVEKALPLIEAAGGRTFLLCTTLRAVQKASDMLYDLFAARGIDLPLLVQGQASRTELLDRFRQLGNAVLVGSQSFWEGVDVRGEALSLVIIDKLPFAPPDDPVLAARMEVLQKKGLSPFAVHQLPHAVITLKQGAGRLIRSESDRGVLTICDTRLVEKPYGRQIWQSLPPFTRTREADTVIRFLEGLRAAPPADAQG, via the coding sequence CTGGCCGACGCCCTGGTCGCCGCATCGGCCAGCCAGGCGGCCGCGCAGTCCGCGCAGCTTTCGCAGATGTTTGCCGAGACCGGGACGCTGGCCACGGCCATCCCCGGCTACCGGCCGCGGGCGTCGCAGCAGAAGATGGCCGAGGCCGTGGCCGATGCCATCGCGCGCAACGACACGGTCATCGTCGAGGCCGGCACCGGCACCGGCAAGACCTTTGCCTACCTGGTGCCGGCCATGCTCTGGGGCGGCAAGGTCATCCTGTCCACCGGTACCAAGAACCTGCAGGACCAGCTGTTCCAGCGCGATATCCCCACCGTGCGGCACGCGCTGAACGTGCCGGTGTCGGTCTCGCTGCTCAAGGGCCGCGCCAACTACCTGTGCCACTACCACCTGGAGCGCGCGCAGGCCAGCGGCCGGCTGGCGTCGAAGCAGGACGCGGCGTGGCTGCGCGACATCGGGCGCTTTGCCCAGACCACGACCACCGGCGACAAGGCCGAACTGGCCGCCGTGCCCGAGAACGCGCCGGTCTGGCAGATGGTGACGTCCACGCGCGACAACTGCCTGGGCAGCGAATGCCCGCACTACAAGGAATGCTTTGTGATGCGGGCGCGCAAGGAGGCGCAGCAGGCCGACGTGGTGGTGGTCAACCATCACCTGTTCTTTGCCGACGTGGTGCTGCGCGATACCGGCATGGCCGAGCTGCTGCCCGCCGCCAACACCGTGATCTTCGACGAGGCCCACCAGCTGCCCGAGACCGCCACGCTGTTCTTCGGCGAGACGCTGTCCACCAGCCAGTTGCTGGAACTGGCGCGCGACACGGTGGCCGAGGGGTTGTCCCACGCGCGCGACGCCGTGGACTGGGTGGCGCTGGGCGCCCCGCTGGAACGCGCGGCTCGCGACCTGCGGCTGGCATTTGGCCGGGACAACGTGCGCATGGCGATGGGCCAGATCGACGCCGATCCGCGTACCGCCGAGCCGTTCTACGAGACGCTCGACGCGCTGGAAGAGGCGCTGGCGGGCTTTGTGGAGGCGCTGGCGTCGCAGGCCGAGCGGGCCGAGACGCTGGAGCAGTGCCATCGGCGCGCCGTGGAGCTGTCCGAGCGGCTGGAAGCCTGGCGCGACGACCGCACCGGCCCGCCGCCCGCCCCGGCCGCCCCGGCGGAAGGCGAGACGCCCGCCGCCACCGACGACGTCGCACCGGCGCCTGAACCGGCCCAGCTAGGGCCCGATACCGTGCGCTGGGTGGAAGTCTTCTCGCACACGGTGCAGCTGCACCGCACGCCGCTGTCGATCGCGCCGATCTTCACGCGCCAGCGCGAGGGCCAGCCGCGCGCCTGGGTCTTCACATCGGCCACGCTGTCGGTCAAGGGCAATTTCGCGCACTACGCGGCGCAGCTCGGACTGCCGAAGGAACAGTCGCTGACGCTGCCGAGCCCGTTCGACTACGCCAAGCAGGGCCTGCTCTACGTGCCGCGCGACATGCCGCCGCCCAATTCGCCCCAGTTCACCGAGGCCGTGGTGGAAAAGGCGCTGCCGCTGATCGAGGCGGCCGGCGGGCGGACCTTCCTGCTGTGCACGACGCTGCGCGCGGTGCAGAAGGCGTCTGACATGCTGTACGACCTGTTCGCCGCGCGGGGCATCGACCTGCCGCTGCTGGTGCAGGGCCAGGCCAGCCGCACCGAACTGCTGGACCGCTTCCGCCAGCTCGGCAACGCGGTGCTGGTGGGCAGCCAGAGCTTCTGGGAAGGGGTGGACGTACGCGGCGAGGCGCTGTCGCTGGTCATCATCGACAAGCTGCCGTTCGCGCCGCCCGATGACCCGGTGCTGGCCGCGCGCATGGAGGTGCTGCAGAAAAAGGGGCTGAGCCCGTTCGCGGTGCACCAGTTGCCGCATGCGGTGATCACGCTGAAGCAGGGCGCCGGGCGGCTGATCCGGTCGGAATCGGATCGCGGCGTGCTGACGATCTGCGACACCCGGCTGGTGGAGAAGCCCTACGGGCGCCAGATCTGGCAGAGCCTGCCGCCGTTCACGCGCACCCGCGAGGCCGACACGGTGATCCGCTTCCTCGAAGGGCTGCGCGCGGCGCCGCCGGCGGACGCGCAAGGCTAA